In Bacillus oleivorans, the genomic stretch GGAACATGAATGTTTTAGGATTTGAATTTGGCAAGACGTATTTAGCAGAGCGGCTCCGGAAAAAGATTGGATATGTTTCCTCCTCACTCCAGGAAAAACTCCATCCTGGTGACAATGCCTTTGAAGTAGTTTTAAGTGGTGCATTTACTTCTATCAGTCTGTACGAAAATCCCACGGATGAAATAAGAAATAAGGCTGTTATGCTCCTTGAGGAACTCGGATGTATCTATTATGCCAATCGGGAATATGAAACACTCTCCCAAGGGGAAAAACAGAGAGTCCTCATTGCTCGAGCATTAATGGCTAATCCTTCATTGCTGATTCTCGACGAGCCTACAAGCGGGCTGGATTTTATCGCCCGTGAACAATTGCTGGAATCGATAGAGGATATCGCAAGAAAACCAGATTCACCAACCATTATCTATGTAACCCACCATGTGGATGAAATAATACCAGTATTCAATCAAATTTTATTTCTTAAAGAGGGACAAGTGTTTGCGTCTGGAGACACACAAAAGAGTATTTCAACAGAACAGCTTACCAAGTTCTTTGAGCTTCCCGTCGAAGTAATCTGGCACAAC encodes the following:
- a CDS encoding ABC transporter ATP-binding protein, giving the protein MILQLENVSLRRGNQWILQDISWRVEQGQHWVILGLNGSGKTSILNLLNAYTFPTKGNMNVLGFEFGKTYLAERLRKKIGYVSSSLQEKLHPGDNAFEVVLSGAFTSISLYENPTDEIRNKAVMLLEELGCIYYANREYETLSQGEKQRVLIARALMANPSLLILDEPTSGLDFIAREQLLESIEDIARKPDSPTIIYVTHHVDEIIPVFNQILFLKEGQVFASGDTQKSISTEQLTKFFELPVEVIWHNNRPLLSKVQMVKK